AAGACATACAGAATGACTGACACGACCCAGGCTCCGCGAATTCGCCATCGCGGATTTACACTGATCGAACTTCTGGTCGTCATCGCGATCATAGCCATTCTCATCGCACTGCTGCTGCCCGCCGTGCA
This region of Planctomycetaceae bacterium genomic DNA includes:
- a CDS encoding prepilin-type N-terminal cleavage/methylation domain-containing protein, which codes for MTDTTQAPRIRHRGFTLIELLVVIAIIAILIALLLPAV